From Nicotiana tabacum cultivar K326 chromosome 22, ASM71507v2, whole genome shotgun sequence, one genomic window encodes:
- the LOC142175688 gene encoding CLAVATA3/ESR (CLE)-related protein 40-like has translation MAYLGAFTMSLFYVLMIFMAVSAPFVLGFPPFGQEVKGGFPDEKIQKEGKRSINNEVSEESARQIPTGPDPLHHNHLPKVP, from the exons ATGGCGTATTTAGGAGCTTTTACAATGTCATTGTTCTATGTCCTGATGATTTTCATGGCGGTTTCAGCACCCTTTGTTCTTGGCTTTCCTCCAT TTGGTCAAGAAGTAAAAGGGggttttccagatgaaaagattCAG AAAGAAGGGAAGAGGAGTATTAATAATGAAGTGTCAGAAGAATCAGCAAGACAAATTCCAACAGGACCTGACCCTCTTCATCACAACCACCTTCCAAAAGTTCCATAA
- the LOC107788360 gene encoding uncharacterized protein LOC107788360, whose translation MSSHQPNSVDDIFDSSLNLEDTHYKEGYSEGYSSGLASGKDEGREVGLKTGFEVGEELGFYRGCVDIWNAAIHIQPNCVSSRVQKSIKQMDELLQKYPVSEPENESVTDIMDSLRLKFRAICATLNVKLEYNGYPRASDVKNSGF comes from the coding sequence ATGAGTTCGCACCAGCCTAATTCAGTTGACGACATTTTCGACTCATCACTGAACTTAGAGGACACTCATTACAAGGAAGGTTATTCTGAAGGCTATTCTAGCGGCCTAGCTTCGGGTAAAGATGAAGGCCGTGAGGTGGGGCTGAAAACAGGGTTCGAAGTAGGTGAGGAGTTAGGTTTTTACAGAGGTTGCGTTGATATCTGGAATGCTGCAATTCATATACAACCAAACTGCGTCTCGTCGCGTGTGCAGAAAAGCATCAAACAGATGGATGAATTGCTTCAAAAGTATCCTGTTTCTGAACCGGAGAACGAGTCTGTCACTGATATTATGGACTCATTGAGGTTGAAATTCAGAGCTATATGTGCAACATTGAATGTTAAGTTGGAGTATAATGGGTACCCCAGAGCTTCTGATGTCAAGAATTCAGGATTCTGA